A single genomic interval of Verrucomicrobiota bacterium harbors:
- a CDS encoding sulfatase has translation MECGPWATTATRPNVLFILCDDLRPDALGCYGSKHVRTPNIDALARAGVRFANAFCTTSLCSPSRASLLTGVYAHRHGVRDNFTELPASLPHWPARLRDQGYTTAYLGKWHMGETNDAPRPGFDWFVTHKGQGKYFDTEWNINGHRRETAPGYYTHVVTDYALDWLKKREPGKPWALCVGHKAPHSFYLPEPKYSNHFAQVAVRYPASAFALEDKPDWIKQRLNTWHGIYGPLFEWRKTFPDARPEAVKDFANMVRAYWGTVLSVDDSVGRLVAHLRESGQFENTIIVFMGDNGLLEGEHGMVDKRTMHEASIRIPIIARGPGLPSGKVVQGQVLAMDTAPSLLDLCGASPLVGIQGRSWRKLAAGKDPAWRKAWFYEYNYEKQFPYTPNVRGIRTDAWKYIRYPHGDGSPDRHRDELYHMKSDPGESRNLAGIKKYDRVRASLRSQLGSLLAQEGLTPETDRMPIDQGVKSELPDQKIR, from the coding sequence ATGGAGTGCGGTCCGTGGGCCACAACCGCCACCCGTCCGAACGTTTTGTTCATCCTTTGCGACGATCTTCGTCCTGACGCCCTCGGTTGTTACGGATCGAAGCACGTGCGCACTCCGAACATCGACGCCTTGGCGCGCGCGGGCGTTCGTTTCGCCAACGCTTTTTGCACGACCTCGCTCTGTTCCCCCAGCCGGGCGAGCCTTCTGACCGGCGTGTATGCGCATCGTCATGGCGTTCGGGACAACTTCACGGAACTGCCCGCCTCCCTTCCCCATTGGCCGGCTCGCTTGAGGGATCAGGGTTACACCACCGCCTACCTCGGGAAGTGGCATATGGGTGAAACGAACGACGCGCCCCGGCCTGGATTCGATTGGTTTGTCACCCACAAGGGCCAGGGAAAGTACTTCGACACCGAATGGAACATCAACGGACACCGCCGCGAAACGGCCCCCGGCTACTACACTCACGTGGTGACCGATTACGCGCTGGACTGGCTCAAGAAACGTGAACCCGGCAAGCCCTGGGCGCTCTGCGTTGGACACAAAGCACCTCATTCCTTCTACCTTCCCGAGCCCAAGTACAGCAACCACTTCGCCCAAGTCGCGGTCCGGTATCCGGCCAGTGCGTTTGCATTGGAGGACAAGCCGGACTGGATCAAACAGCGGCTCAACACGTGGCATGGCATCTACGGGCCGCTTTTCGAATGGCGAAAAACGTTCCCGGATGCGCGCCCGGAGGCAGTGAAAGATTTCGCCAACATGGTGCGAGCGTATTGGGGCACCGTATTGAGCGTGGATGACAGCGTGGGCCGCCTGGTCGCGCACTTGCGGGAAAGCGGGCAGTTTGAGAACACGATCATCGTTTTCATGGGCGATAATGGCCTTCTCGAGGGCGAACACGGCATGGTGGACAAGCGAACCATGCATGAGGCGAGCATCCGGATACCCATCATCGCGCGCGGCCCCGGTCTGCCTTCCGGGAAAGTGGTCCAAGGCCAGGTCCTGGCCATGGACACGGCTCCGAGCCTGCTCGACTTGTGTGGCGCATCCCCTCTCGTTGGCATCCAGGGCAGGTCGTGGCGCAAACTGGCGGCGGGAAAAGATCCCGCGTGGAGGAAAGCCTGGTTTTATGAATACAATTACGAGAAGCAGTTTCCTTACACTCCTAACGTCCGCGGAATCCGGACCGACGCATGGAAGTATATTCGGTATCCGCACGGCGATGGTTCACCCGACCGCCATCGTGACGAACTGTACCACATGAAATCCGACCCCGGGGAAAGCCGCAATCTGGCCGGCATCAAGAAGTACGATCGAGTCCGGGCTTCCCTGCGCTCTCAACTCGGCTCATTGCTGGCCCAGGAGGGCTTGACTCCGGAGACGGACCGCATGCCGATCGACCAAGGTGTGAAAAGCGAACTGCCGGAT
- a CDS encoding (deoxy)nucleoside triphosphate pyrophosphohydrolase, translated as MAASRNRGVNEGIGDPTASSTPAFIEVSAALILGTEGLLITRRPRGSHLAGLWEFPGGKREKGETFAQGLVREIEEELGVEIEVEPWAYAEIEHRYPEKHVHLKFFRARIRSGIPRLLGCDEIAWAGKSELSSYSFPAADTALLAQLERDISFWIARDAREG; from the coding sequence CTGGCCGCATCCCGGAATCGTGGCGTGAATGAAGGGATTGGCGATCCGACGGCCTCCTCGACCCCAGCCTTCATCGAGGTCTCCGCGGCCTTGATCCTAGGGACGGAAGGTCTGCTGATCACACGCCGTCCGCGAGGGAGCCATCTGGCGGGCTTGTGGGAATTCCCCGGGGGAAAACGCGAGAAGGGCGAAACCTTCGCGCAGGGTCTCGTTCGCGAGATTGAGGAAGAGCTTGGAGTCGAGATCGAAGTGGAACCTTGGGCTTACGCGGAGATCGAGCATCGGTATCCGGAAAAGCACGTGCATCTCAAGTTCTTCCGGGCTCGCATTCGATCCGGAATTCCCCGCTTGCTGGGTTGCGATGAAATCGCGTGGGCCGGAAAATCGGAATTGAGCTCCTATTCGTTCCCGGCGGCGGATACGGCATTGCTGGCCCAGCTCGAACGAGACATTTCCTTTTGGATTGCGAGGGACGCACGGGAGGGCTGA
- a CDS encoding tetratricopeptide repeat protein, which translates to MNSAPAESTADIDFLAWLEVNKQRLIYGVGGAIVVGFGLWSFLTMKAQKENVASAELLKIQMASSMAEQPTSPPASVYSEFMKKHAGTRAAERAMLLAADAAFTEQKFAEAQNLFEQFRKDYPSSPLVGQAAYGVGASLEAQKKTAEATAVYQDVVTRFAGTSLAGQTKLSLARMHEASNKPQEALKLYEELSSGTSFSSWTSEAAAKKDALLAKHPELVSLKPATNAAPTEIKAGPEK; encoded by the coding sequence ATGAACTCGGCTCCGGCAGAATCGACCGCAGATATTGATTTTTTGGCTTGGTTGGAAGTCAACAAGCAGCGCCTGATTTATGGCGTGGGTGGCGCCATCGTGGTGGGCTTCGGGCTTTGGAGTTTCCTGACCATGAAGGCCCAAAAGGAGAACGTGGCCAGTGCCGAACTGCTTAAGATTCAGATGGCCTCGAGCATGGCCGAACAGCCCACCTCGCCCCCGGCCTCGGTCTACAGCGAATTCATGAAGAAGCACGCTGGCACGCGCGCCGCGGAAAGAGCAATGCTGCTGGCGGCGGACGCGGCTTTTACCGAACAGAAATTCGCCGAGGCCCAGAACTTGTTTGAACAATTCCGGAAAGACTATCCGTCCAGCCCCCTCGTCGGCCAGGCGGCCTACGGCGTCGGGGCCTCTTTGGAAGCGCAGAAGAAGACCGCCGAAGCAACCGCGGTTTACCAGGACGTGGTGACACGTTTTGCGGGCACGAGTCTGGCCGGGCAAACCAAGCTCTCCCTGGCCCGCATGCATGAAGCCTCGAACAAGCCTCAGGAGGCCTTGAAGCTCTACGAAGAATTGAGCTCGGGCACGTCGTTTTCCAGCTGGACCAGCGAAGCGGCCGCCAAAAAGGACGCTTTGCTTGCCAAGCACCCTGAACTGGTTTCTTTGAAACCCGCGACGAATGCCGCCCCCACCGAGATCAAGGCGGGTCCCGAGAAATAG